From the Manis javanica isolate MJ-LG chromosome 11, MJ_LKY, whole genome shotgun sequence genome, one window contains:
- the LOC108393385 gene encoding olfactory receptor 52D1 has protein sequence MSASNISDDSLPATLYLTGIPGLEWAHIWIAIPFCALYMVALTGNAALILVIVTDSTLHAPMYLFLCLLSFTDLALCSTTVPKTLAILWLHAGEISFAGCLAQMFCVHSIYALESSVLLAMAFDRYVAICNPLRYTTILNHTVIGRIGLVGVFRSIAVVSPFIFLLRRLPYCGHHVLAHTYCEHMGIARLACASITVNIVYGLTVALLAMGLDSILITISYGFILHAVFHLPSRDAQHKALSTCGSHLGVILVFYIPAFFSFLTHRFGQHQVPQHVHIFLANLYVLVPPVLNPISYGARTKEIQSRFLRLLHLGKMSI, from the coding sequence ATGTCAGCTTCCAACATCAGTGATGACAGTCTCCCAGCCACTCTTTACCTCACGGGGATCCCAGGGCTGGAGTGGGCCCACATCTGGATTGCCATCCCCTTTTGTGCCTTGTACATGGTGGCGCTGACTGGGAATGCTGCCCTCATTCTGGTCATTGTGACAGACAGCACCCTTCATGCACCCATGTACCTCTTCCTTTGCCTTCTCTCATTCACTGACCTGGCCCTCTGCTCCACCACTGTGCCCAAGACCTTGGCCATTTTGTGGCTTCATGCTGGTGAGATTTCCTTTGCGGGATGCCTAGCCCAGATGTTTTGTGTCCATTCTATCTATGCTCTGGAGTCCTCGGTTCTTCTTGCCATGGCCTTTGATCGGTATGTGGCTATCTGCAACCCACTGAGATACACCACCATCCTCAACCACACCGTCATAGGCAGAATTGGCCTTGTGGGGGTATTCCGTAGTATAGCTGTTGTCTCACCCTTCATCTTCTTGCTGAGGCGACTGCCCTACTGTGGCCACCATGTCCTGGCACATACATACTGTGAGCATATGGGCATTGCTCGACTGGCCTGTGCCAGCATCACTGTCAATATTGTCTATGGGCTGACGGTGGCCCTGCTGGCCATGGGTCTGGATTCCATTCTCATTACTATATCCTATGGCTTTATCCTCCATGCTGTCTTTCATCTTCCATCCCGTGATGCCCAGCACAAGGCTCTGAGTACCTGCGGCTCTCATCTTGGGGTCATCCTCGTCTTCTACATCCCTgccttcttctccttcctcaccCACCGTTTTGGCCAGCACCAAGTCCCCCAGCATGTACACATCTTTCTGGCTAATCTCTACGTGCTGGTGCCTCCTGTGCTCAACCCAATCAGCTATGGGGCCAGGACCAAGGAGATTCAGAGTCGATTTCT